CAGAAAACCGACCGCAGGAATCCGATCGATCGACAGCAGCACGATTGACGCCGCCTGTTGGTCCGCCGCCATCCGCAACCGATCCAGTTGGATTCGGAGCGGTAAAGAAACACTCGCCTGGCACGCGACGCAGAGGTCTGGTACCGAACCGGCTGGCAGCATTTCGGCCCGATGCATACTGCAGCACGAAAATTCGACGCTCCCCAGCCTGACCAATCGTCCATCCGAAAGATTCGCCTCAACCCCGCCGCCCGGCACGGTCCGTAGAGAATGCAGGCTGCAATCGATAAACGGTCCGCCTAAATGGCCAGCTTTGGCCATAGATCCCGAATCGAACTTGCCGAGCAAACCTTCGATCTCGGCCATTTGCTGCACCTCGGCGACGCGACTGGACGGTACATGCACAGCCTGGCCGCGACTCAGAGCACAACCATTGGCTGCGGCTGCCAGGTAAGGGCAATTCAATAACTGTGTTGTACACGTGTTTGCGTTCGCCAAGGCAACGTCTGTTACAGGTTTCTCCAGCGGCCGCGTCGCTTCTGAATTCAGTTTACAAGATGCCTGGTCATCGCGAAGGCAATAGGCCGCGACGGCTCGCGAAAATGGATGTGTCGACGACGACGCAAGGTGTCCGGCAAGTTGCAACGCATCGTCGGGCGAACCGTCGCCGAAGAATGCTTTTTGGCTTACCTGTGGAGTACCAGTTGTGAGCGTGCCCGTTTTGTCCAGACAAACTGCTTTCACACCGGCCAGGCGTTCGACCGCTTCGCCGCTACGAAACAATACCTGATGCTTGATCGCAGTACTCAATGACGTCCAGACGGCCAGTGGAGTCGCCAGACCAAGAGCACACGGGCATGCGATCAACAGCACAGACATCATGGTCTGAATGGCGATTCCTGCGCCCGCCGACCAGTGCCACGCCAGTGTTGCCGCAGCGACAAGAGTTATCACAGGAAAGAACCACGAGGCGACTCGATCGGCCAACCGCTGGTAGTAGCCGCGAGCCGCTCTGGCTTCCTGCAACATTGCCAGCAACCGCCCGAAAGAACCTTCCCGAAATTTTGACGTAACTTGCACGTGCAGATCACCGTCCAGGTTCACGGTTCCCGCCAAAACCGAATTGCCCACCGATTTTTCAACCGGGATGCTCTCACCGGTAAAGACCTGCTCATCGACAGTCGTGCGGCCGCGTGTGATCGTGGCGTCCGTAGGAAAACGTTCCCCCGCCCGGATGCGCAGTATGTCGCCCAAAGCAACACTGGCCGCCGCAATGGATTCTTCACTCGAGTCTGTCCCACTATCCACATCCGGGGTTTGAGCGGTGATACGGTTGACTGTTTCTGGCAATAGCGTTAGCAGCTTATCCAGCGCTTCTGTCGCTTTTTGTTTTCCGGCGGCTTCGATCCACCGGCCCAGAGTGATCATGACCAGCACGGTGGCGCCGACTTCGAAATAAATCGTGCCGGATTCACGAACGACGTTGATCACCGAGGTCGCATAAGCGGCGAACACGGCGAGACCAATCAGAAGGTCCGTGGAATAAACGCGTTGCCGCCAACTGTCGATCGCGTTCTGCAATAAGGGAACCCCCAAGAGCAGCAGCACTGGCAAAGCGAACAGCATGCTAAGCCAGCGGAAGACCTCGAACAGCGTCAGTTGAAACGGGTCGGGCTCAACATCGTAGACGTCCAGCGACCACATGGTCATCGTGAACGCCATCAGATTCATCGTGAAGAAAATTGCCAGCCCGAGGCGAATGACCGTCCACCGGATGGCGCCCTCGTTCCCCTGCTCCTGCACCACAGCATGAGCGAATCGGCACCCATAGCAGCAGTAGGCGGGTGTATCGACTGTGCCGACTGGCAGACCACAGTACGTACATTGTCCTTTGGCCGACGGGGCAAGCGACGGACCATCAACCGCTTCAGCTGCGGCGGTGCTGGCCATGAATCAATGCCCTACGGAGGCGAAATCAGTTCGATCTGCATCGCGGGAAAGAAGTAAGTGATGATGTAGTAAACTGTAAAAATCCAGAAACCGATCCAGATGGTTCGGACATACCACGGTATCACGTTTCCTCGATAATGATGGAACGTGTGCTCTGTATCGGGGTCCGGCTGTTCAACGGTTTCACTGTTGGTGACTTCTATCATTGTTCCTTATCCAACATTTCTTCGTTCTCAAGCATCGTAAACTTGGGATGTTCGAGGTCGTTAAACATTCCGTTGATAGCGGACCACAGAAGCAGGAAGAAGAATCCTGCACTTGCCAGCAGGTAATTTACTACAGGCGTGATCGCAAACCCGCCATCGGCCTCACCCTGCGACAAATTGACGAGTTCCATGAACTTCATCACAAACCCGAGCATGCTGGGGATCAGGATGAGGACCGCAAATATGATTGTCACGACCCACGCCACCGTCGCGCCTCGGCGAGGGTAATGCTTTAACGGGACTTGCTTTTGCATAATCAATTTCCGTGGCTTGAACTTCTGAACGGGCACAAGTTCGATGGCTGGTTGGTGGCCAGCTTCCGAATAGCTTATGTGGTCAGTCGCTCAGGCATGCCAATTGCCGTTTGCTTTTTACTCGTAAAGATCACCTAACTGTATACCGATCGAAAGGCTGATTAGCTTAGCGATGCTTCGGCCCTGCTACTCGTCGTCGCCTTCGTCATCTTCCTCTGTGGGCTCTTCCTCTTCTTCCACCGGTTTCAGCCAATCCATTGCTTCCTGGTAATCTTCATAGTATGGATAGCTTTCCTGCCAGGATCCAAGCCATTGCACGTAAGTCATTATCGCCAACCCGCGTTCGTTGGGCTTGTCAGGCGAACCATCAAAAAACCACGGATATTCTGGCATCGGTGAATTCTGTGACAGCGTCTCCGGCTTGAAGAAGTGGACTGCATGCCAGTCATTGCTACGACGTCCGCCTTCGCGACTAAGGTCAGGGCCGACACGGCGAGTTCCAAACATCACTGGGCGGTTCAATTCGTTTTGATATTCCCACGACCGTGCCACCGGGCCCCAACGTTCTTCTTCATTCGACACGGGGCGAACAAACTGACTGTGACAATGCCAGCAGCCTTCGCCGACGTAAAGCTTGTGGCCGTAACGCAAGGCTTCAGCACACTTCTCGTTCCACCACTCATCGTGTTCGGCTTCGCCACCGGGAGGTTCACCGTAGGCAGCGTTGAACGATTCGGGATATCGACGTGCCATGTCTTCGAACTGATAGCGAAGGTTGCTGTTGATCAGTTCGGGTACGGTTTGTTCCTTCAGGTCGTCATACATCAGCGCTGGCACCAGCGCATTTGATACGAAGGATAGAAGGAAGAAGCCGATCCCAGCGATGTACAGGACGCCTGCTTTGCTTTCGAACATGGTGGCAAGAGTTTCGAGTTTTGGGATGTGAGCCGGTCCCTAAGAACCGACTCGTCCCGCGTGAATTAGATATTGGGAGCTCAGTGAAGTTGGGTGAATGATGGAGCTACGCCAGGGCGGTTTCTCCTGTACCGGACTGTTCCGGCACGCTGGTCCAGGTCTTCCAAATGTTCCAGATGAACACGAGAACGCCGGCAAACATGCACAGTCCGGCAATCACACGGATCACCCAGAACGGATGCGAAATATCAGTTGACGCATCCCATGGCTCCAGAGCGGCCCATGACCAGCCTTGAAACAGGCCAAGCAACGTCAAATCACTAACCATGATGATGATCCCAAGCGTACTTAACCAATAGTGCCATTCGCATGCCTTCAGGCTATACCAGCCTCGGTTTAGCAACCGAGGGAACAGATAGGTCATGGTGCCCATGATCCACATACTGAAGACACCAAACATTACCAGATGAGCGTGGCCGACGACCCAGTCCGAGAAGTGAATGACCTTCTGGAAGGTCAGAGTTACCTGAAACGCACACTGAAAACAGGTCAGAAAGTAGAAGACCATGCCCGTGTAGTACCAGCGGATAGGGAGGTTGGTTTTGATCACATGCCCCGATCCCCAGATCGTTCCGAAGAAGTTGATAATGACAGTGGTCACTACCAGCTCAACTGCGATGGTCGACACGACGGCTCCATATTGCAGGAACATCGGGATGGGCGTGTAAAGAAAGTGGTGGATACCCTGCAAGGGATAAAAGAAGGCAAGACCCCAGAAACCTACCAGTGAAAGACCGTGACTCCAAATTGGACGTTTTAACAGGATGGGAACAAAGTAGTACATCATTCCCCAACCCGCCGGTGTGACAAAAAGACCGACAAGGTCGTGGATGAACAAGCCGCCGACGGCACCAGCACTGGTTCCGGTCACAAAGTATTGAGGGACGAAGTTACCCATGGCGTATGTCAGGAATGTCCAGACAAACATGGCCATGAAGTACCACAGGGTCACGTAAATCGGACCTTTAGTTTTTGAAATAGGTGCCATGAAGTTGATGGCCACCAGAAGCAGTCCCAGCTGAGCGAATGGGTCAATCCATACAGGAGTCTCGCCCCATTCCAGCCCTTGAGCTTCGCCAAATAATATGCCAACCGCAGTGCCCAGGACGACCAGTTGCCACGCGATATAGATCACCCACGATAGCTTCTTGTTGAGGACCGGGTGCAGAGTGAGGCGTGGGACGATCCAGTGCAGCGATCCCAGGAACCCATTGGCCAGAAATCCGTATGCAATCGCATTGGTGTGAACCATTCGCCAACGTCCGGGCGAAAAGATTTCGATTCCTGCGAGCGGGTTATGGCGGATCAATTGGAAGGCCATCAGGATGCCGCCGAGCATTGAAACCAGCATAAACGCCAATGCGGTGACGTAGTACAGCTTCACCAGCGTCTCGTCCACGAGGTTTTCGTGCGTGACGGTGGTGGCCGGCAGATTTTGATCGGCCGATTCCGTTGGATGGGGGCTTGGTGCGTCAGACATTCTCTAACTTCGAATCTGAGATGTAGCTTGACTCTCCAGAGTCGAGCAAAGTGCGCTTCGATTCCGGCTGATTGGGTGATGTACAAAGGAAGCCTACGGGATAAGGCGAGCCTCGTTTGCTTCTATCATTTGGTTGTCGTGCGATGTGCGTTTTGACTCTGGCGAGCCACTGTGAGTTACGTTGGCGAAGGATTCGCCGGATTCGTGGGCCGTTTGTAGAACTCGAAATGTCCAAGCGGTGCCATCAAAGCCATTGTCCAGCCGAAGACCAAGTGAGTCGCCATTGCCACCCACCACGGCATGTATTCTCCGCTGGTAATCCAGTTTCCGCCGAAGAGTGCTGGCTGCAGCCATGAGAGCACGAAATAGAAGTTCACGATCCAGACCCCGATGGCCAATACTGAGCCCCAGATCAACCGCGTGACCAACGACTTATCGATTGCAAAGCGTCCGATGACCCAGTGAAAGAAAACTCCCAGAACACTGCCGGTTCCGACGTATAAGCAGCAACCCAGCGCCAAGATCATTCCGTCATCAATCCGTAGGTTCGTGCCTGCTTCAGTTCCCAGATTCAAGGCTTCTTTGCCCAATGGGAAGGTCATGTAAACACGAATGATTTCCAGCGAATCTTTACCAGCAACGGTAGCTCCGATCACGTTGAACAGAAGGCTGACCATCGCCGCGATGCCGCCGAATACGAAACCGACTGTGCCGTACCACGTGCCGTAAAACTTGCTTTGGTCCCATTGATCAAGTGGTGGCTGGGCCGCCCGAATTTCGTTTTCGAGCGCGGCCACACGGGCTTTCAGTTCGGCCAGTTCGGCCTTTTGTTGAGCAATGTCTGTCATGATTTACTCTGTCTCCTCACTGGCGCCCTGATCGTACGGTTTCATCAAACCGGCCGGTATTTTTGTGCCATAGCGACGTCGGTTGGAGACCTCCAGAACGTATGCCACCAGGTTCCAGATCGTTTCAGGTTCACTCTGCAACGAACTCTTAAACCCAGGCATTGGTGTTCCATTAATACCGTTCAGAATGCGGCGATAAATATCGATGGGTTCCTGTCCGCCGTGCAGCATTCCGGACGTCAGGTCAGCGGCCCGCGTTGCATGCCCCCAGCTATCTTTACCGATGTTGTCTTTGGTGTGGCCACGACCGTCGTCGCCGTGACACTTGCTGCACCCTTTACTCAAAAATGCTTCTCGCCCCTGTTTGGCTCGAGCTTCCGTGAGTTCCGGCTGAGGCGTCAGTGGTTGAGTCAGGCTGGTTTTTGCCGTCTGCCAGCGGTTGACAACGTCTTCGATAAACTCGGGAATGAAGTCCTCATCCAGTTCCTCGGCAGCTTCCGCTTCCATGGCCAATTGGTATTCCAGCTCGCCTCGCTGAGCCAGCACCATCACATAATCGACAACGGCGTTCACGTCTTTGTCTTTGATACGGTTGAATCGCGGCATTGACGTCCCGGTGACGCCTCGCCGCACTACCGCAATCAAGTCTTCCCGTCGCGGCTTATTGCCGTATGGCGTCGACGTGAACTTAAAGATGCCTCGCGTGTAATCGCGCGGCTTCGGATATAGATATTTGGCTGCTTCCCCATTGCCATCGCCGCTCACGCCATGACACTGCACGCACCGCTTCATGTAGACCTGCTGGCCGTGCTTGAGGTGCAGGTTGAAATCGAAATCGTCTTTCGATTCGCTAATCATGCGAGGTTCGCGGGCGCTGCCGGAATTCTCATTAACGATCCCAACCAACTGTTCTCGCAGAGCTTCGTCGGGGAGTTCACTGACCAGTTCGCTGGACGTCCAACGAATCGGTTCGGCGCGTTCGCAACCAGACAAGGTCAGCGACATGA
This DNA window, taken from Fuerstiella marisgermanici, encodes the following:
- a CDS encoding heavy metal translocating P-type ATPase — its product is MASTAAAEAVDGPSLAPSAKGQCTYCGLPVGTVDTPAYCCYGCRFAHAVVQEQGNEGAIRWTVIRLGLAIFFTMNLMAFTMTMWSLDVYDVEPDPFQLTLFEVFRWLSMLFALPVLLLLGVPLLQNAIDSWRQRVYSTDLLIGLAVFAAYATSVINVVRESGTIYFEVGATVLVMITLGRWIEAAGKQKATEALDKLLTLLPETVNRITAQTPDVDSGTDSSEESIAAASVALGDILRIRAGERFPTDATITRGRTTVDEQVFTGESIPVEKSVGNSVLAGTVNLDGDLHVQVTSKFREGSFGRLLAMLQEARAARGYYQRLADRVASWFFPVITLVAAATLAWHWSAGAGIAIQTMMSVLLIACPCALGLATPLAVWTSLSTAIKHQVLFRSGEAVERLAGVKAVCLDKTGTLTTGTPQVSQKAFFGDGSPDDALQLAGHLASSSTHPFSRAVAAYCLRDDQASCKLNSEATRPLEKPVTDVALANANTCTTQLLNCPYLAAAANGCALSRGQAVHVPSSRVAEVQQMAEIEGLLGKFDSGSMAKAGHLGGPFIDCSLHSLRTVPGGGVEANLSDGRLVRLGSVEFSCCSMHRAEMLPAGSVPDLCVACQASVSLPLRIQLDRLRMAADQQAASIVLLSIDRIPAVGFLLSEAVRPEARSALTKLAEQTEALHVLSGDRPSKGRFLTEHLNVPGLNVTCSLNPEQKVLRVAEVRREHGNTVMVGDGINDAPALAASDVGIAMGCGADVSRDSAQLCLLSNDLTRIPWAIDLARRTQKVIRQNLFWAFGYNAVGVCLAASGLLNPAIAAGLMIASSLLVISNSLRLLSTESP
- a CDS encoding cbb3-type cytochrome c oxidase subunit II → MFESKAGVLYIAGIGFFLLSFVSNALVPALMYDDLKEQTVPELINSNLRYQFEDMARRYPESFNAAYGEPPGGEAEHDEWWNEKCAEALRYGHKLYVGEGCWHCHSQFVRPVSNEEERWGPVARSWEYQNELNRPVMFGTRRVGPDLSREGGRRSNDWHAVHFFKPETLSQNSPMPEYPWFFDGSPDKPNERGLAIMTYVQWLGSWQESYPYYEDYQEAMDWLKPVEEEEEPTEEDDEGDDE
- a CDS encoding cbb3-type cytochrome c oxidase subunit I, with the translated sequence MSDAPSPHPTESADQNLPATTVTHENLVDETLVKLYYVTALAFMLVSMLGGILMAFQLIRHNPLAGIEIFSPGRWRMVHTNAIAYGFLANGFLGSLHWIVPRLTLHPVLNKKLSWVIYIAWQLVVLGTAVGILFGEAQGLEWGETPVWIDPFAQLGLLLVAINFMAPISKTKGPIYVTLWYFMAMFVWTFLTYAMGNFVPQYFVTGTSAGAVGGLFIHDLVGLFVTPAGWGMMYYFVPILLKRPIWSHGLSLVGFWGLAFFYPLQGIHHFLYTPIPMFLQYGAVVSTIAVELVVTTVIINFFGTIWGSGHVIKTNLPIRWYYTGMVFYFLTCFQCAFQVTLTFQKVIHFSDWVVGHAHLVMFGVFSMWIMGTMTYLFPRLLNRGWYSLKACEWHYWLSTLGIIIMVSDLTLLGLFQGWSWAALEPWDASTDISHPFWVIRVIAGLCMFAGVLVFIWNIWKTWTSVPEQSGTGETALA
- a CDS encoding c-type cytochrome — translated: MRLFTIPIATALMSLTLSGCERAEPIRWTSSELVSELPDEALREQLVGIVNENSGSAREPRMISESKDDFDFNLHLKHGQQVYMKRCVQCHGVSGDGNGEAAKYLYPKPRDYTRGIFKFTSTPYGNKPRREDLIAVVRRGVTGTSMPRFNRIKDKDVNAVVDYVMVLAQRGELEYQLAMEAEAAEELDEDFIPEFIEDVVNRWQTAKTSLTQPLTPQPELTEARAKQGREAFLSKGCSKCHGDDGRGHTKDNIGKDSWGHATRAADLTSGMLHGGQEPIDIYRRILNGINGTPMPGFKSSLQSEPETIWNLVAYVLEVSNRRRYGTKIPAGLMKPYDQGASEETE